In Halorubellus sp. JP-L1, one DNA window encodes the following:
- a CDS encoding glycosyltransferase, with translation MTRVAAFTDTYLPTVNGVTYTIEAWRDHWNDDHGRMDVVYPGTTEYTPRSREHPVRSLPFPFYDGVRVGAPSIPDTVPNADVVHAHTAFGLGLAARRYARKRDLPLVASYHTPTAEYAEYITSRDRVLASISTASEAYERWYYDRTDLVLAPSEPTKRHLVDDLEITTPVRVVPNGIDTDRFQPVDGDAFRERYDLEGPLVGYTGRHGFEKRLGDVLDATDGMDDVTVVFGGDGPARERLEARARRADVDVRFLGFLDREELSAFYSALDVFAFPSPVETQGLVALEANACGTPVAGVDAGALADTIDDGTTGYHYDPGDIDGFGDAIERALAEHDRLAENCLDRRDSISIDTAVDELERHYDAVQ, from the coding sequence ATGACACGGGTCGCCGCCTTCACCGACACCTACCTCCCCACGGTGAACGGCGTCACGTACACCATCGAAGCCTGGCGCGACCACTGGAACGACGACCACGGCCGCATGGACGTCGTCTACCCGGGCACCACCGAGTACACCCCGCGATCGCGCGAGCACCCCGTCCGCTCGCTCCCGTTCCCGTTCTACGACGGCGTCCGCGTCGGCGCCCCCAGCATCCCCGACACCGTCCCGAACGCCGACGTCGTCCACGCCCACACCGCCTTCGGCCTCGGACTCGCCGCCCGCCGGTACGCCCGCAAACGCGACCTCCCCCTCGTCGCCTCCTACCACACGCCCACCGCCGAGTACGCCGAGTACATCACGTCGCGCGACCGCGTCCTCGCCAGCATCTCCACCGCCAGCGAAGCCTACGAACGCTGGTACTACGACCGCACCGACCTCGTCCTCGCCCCGAGCGAACCCACGAAACGCCACCTCGTCGACGACCTCGAGATCACCACGCCCGTCCGCGTCGTCCCGAACGGCATCGACACCGACCGCTTCCAGCCAGTCGACGGCGACGCCTTCCGCGAGCGATACGACCTCGAAGGCCCACTGGTCGGCTACACCGGCCGCCACGGCTTCGAGAAACGCCTCGGCGACGTCCTCGACGCCACCGACGGCATGGACGACGTCACCGTCGTCTTCGGCGGCGACGGCCCCGCCCGCGAACGCCTCGAAGCACGCGCCCGACGCGCCGACGTCGACGTCCGCTTCCTGGGGTTCCTCGACCGCGAAGAACTCTCCGCGTTCTACAGCGCACTCGACGTCTTCGCATTCCCCTCCCCCGTCGAAACCCAGGGGCTCGTCGCGCTCGAAGCGAACGCCTGCGGCACCCCCGTCGCAGGCGTCGACGCCGGCGCGCTCGCCGACACCATCGACGACGGCACCACCGGCTACCACTACGACCCCGGCGACATCGACGGATTCGGGGACGCCATCGAGCGCGCGCTCGCCGAGCACGACAGACTCGCCGAGAACTGCCTCGACAGGCGCGACTCCATCAGCATCGACACCGCCGTCGACGAACTCGAACGCCACTACGACGCCGTCCAATAG
- a CDS encoding glycosyltransferase family 4 protein, with amino-acid sequence MRVLNHLELESRLHRSGMGTAAAQQRKALAAADADVDVVTTPWRDGNPLDATFANLAFEEPFFEEYDVAHLNMAGPISLALARHAKANDVPLVLHTHVTAEDFRDSFRFSNAIAPGLKAYLKRFYSQADLVLCPSEYTKGVLEDYPVDAPIQPVTNGIDVESLDGHERFRDQTRERYDLDGTVAFAVGNVFERKGVTTFCELAQATELEFAWFGHYDEGPQASKTTRKWTENPPENVTFTGWVDDKRMAFGAGDVFCFPAKVENQGLVVLEAMSCGKACVLRDIPVFREYFTDGEDAILCDSFDEFVDALERLDDDPALRERLGANARETVKEHALDRVGNELVDAYRRVLAN; translated from the coding sequence ATGCGCGTTCTCAATCACCTCGAGCTCGAATCCAGGCTCCATCGCTCCGGCATGGGCACCGCCGCCGCCCAGCAGCGTAAGGCGCTCGCCGCCGCCGACGCCGACGTCGACGTCGTCACCACGCCCTGGCGCGACGGCAACCCCCTCGACGCCACCTTCGCCAACCTCGCGTTCGAAGAACCGTTCTTCGAAGAGTACGACGTCGCGCACCTCAACATGGCCGGCCCCATCAGTCTCGCCCTCGCCCGGCACGCCAAAGCGAACGACGTCCCGCTCGTGCTGCACACGCACGTCACCGCCGAGGACTTCCGGGACTCCTTCCGATTCTCGAACGCCATCGCCCCCGGACTCAAAGCCTACCTCAAGCGGTTCTACTCGCAGGCCGACCTCGTCCTCTGCCCGAGCGAATACACGAAAGGCGTCCTCGAGGACTACCCCGTCGACGCCCCCATCCAGCCGGTGACGAACGGCATCGACGTCGAGAGCCTCGACGGCCACGAACGCTTCCGCGACCAGACCCGCGAGCGCTACGACCTCGACGGCACCGTCGCCTTCGCCGTCGGGAACGTCTTCGAACGCAAGGGCGTCACCACGTTCTGCGAGCTCGCGCAAGCGACCGAGCTGGAGTTCGCGTGGTTCGGGCACTACGACGAGGGCCCCCAAGCGAGCAAGACCACCCGCAAGTGGACCGAGAACCCACCGGAGAACGTCACGTTCACCGGCTGGGTCGACGACAAGCGCATGGCGTTCGGCGCCGGCGACGTCTTCTGCTTCCCCGCGAAAGTAGAGAACCAGGGACTCGTCGTCCTCGAAGCCATGAGCTGCGGGAAGGCGTGCGTCCTCCGGGACATCCCCGTCTTCCGCGAGTACTTCACCGACGGCGAAGACGCCATCCTCTGCGACTCGTTCGACGAGTTCGTCGACGCCCTCGAACGCCTCGACGACGACCCCGCCCTCCGCGAACGCCTCGGCGCGAACGCCAGAGAGACAGTCAAGGAGCACGCACTCGACCGCGTCGGGAACGAACTCGTCGACGCCTACCGACGCGTCCTCGCGAACTGA
- a CDS encoding ribonuclease P protein component 4 translates to MSVAEERIERLQALARSATIAGEDDRARSYVRLARRIAERQRLSLPRDFRRFACDACDAYLRPGRNARVRTRSGHVVVTCDCGEQARYPYGD, encoded by the coding sequence ATGAGCGTCGCCGAGGAACGCATCGAGCGGTTGCAGGCGCTGGCGCGGTCGGCGACGATCGCGGGCGAGGACGACCGCGCGCGGTCGTACGTGCGGTTGGCGCGCCGGATCGCGGAGCGTCAGCGGTTGTCGTTGCCGCGGGACTTCCGTCGGTTCGCGTGTGACGCCTGCGACGCGTACTTGCGCCCGGGGCGGAACGCGCGCGTCCGGACGCGTTCGGGGCACGTGGTCGTGACGTGCGACTGCGGTGAGCAAGCCCGGTACCCGTACGGGGACTGA
- a CDS encoding YhbY family RNA-binding protein yields MDEQELRKEAHDLDVTVWVGKAGIEAVIDELNDQLAARNLVKVKFLRAARGGTSTEELAEELAEVTGSDVVETRGNTGVFHK; encoded by the coding sequence ATGGACGAACAGGAGTTGCGGAAGGAGGCACACGACCTGGACGTGACCGTCTGGGTCGGGAAGGCGGGCATCGAGGCGGTAATCGACGAGTTGAACGACCAGCTGGCGGCACGCAATCTGGTGAAGGTGAAGTTCCTGCGGGCGGCTCGTGGTGGAACGTCAACGGAGGAACTCGCGGAGGAGCTCGCGGAGGTGACGGGCTCGGACGTCGTGGAGACGCGTGGGAACACCGGGGTGTTCCACAAGTGA
- a CDS encoding mechanosensitive ion channel family protein: MILQGQAELSGLARAYSDLGVPFAETLAKMSLFVVAFVGVVLLGRVVVLPLVDRLLDRRGLDRHAKVPLKKLVSFVVYFAAIGIAFAFAGLGSILTAIATIGAAATLAIGFAMQDVLSNFVAGIFIFTDKPFRIGDWIEWDGNSGVVEDISLRVTRVRTFDNELLTVPNSQLTADVIKNPVAKDKLRMQVLFGIGYDDDIDAATDIIVEEAVSHEGILEDPAPSVRLTELGDSSVGLTSRVWIADPSRSDFVATRGEYVQAVKEGFDEAGIDIPYPNRELSGAIDLSEEVVTAADD; the protein is encoded by the coding sequence GTGATCTTGCAGGGTCAGGCCGAGTTGTCCGGGTTGGCGAGGGCCTACAGCGACCTCGGGGTTCCGTTCGCGGAGACGCTCGCGAAGATGTCGCTGTTCGTCGTGGCGTTCGTGGGGGTTGTCTTGCTCGGTCGCGTGGTCGTGTTGCCGCTCGTGGATCGACTCCTCGATCGGCGCGGTCTGGACCGGCACGCGAAGGTGCCGTTGAAGAAGCTGGTGTCGTTCGTGGTGTACTTCGCGGCGATCGGTATCGCGTTCGCGTTCGCGGGCCTGGGGAGTATCTTGACGGCGATCGCGACGATCGGTGCGGCGGCGACGCTTGCGATCGGGTTCGCGATGCAGGACGTGCTCTCGAACTTCGTTGCCGGGATCTTCATCTTCACGGACAAGCCGTTCCGCATCGGTGACTGGATCGAGTGGGACGGGAACTCGGGCGTGGTGGAGGACATCAGTCTCCGCGTGACCCGCGTGCGGACGTTCGACAACGAGCTCCTCACGGTCCCGAACTCGCAGTTGACGGCGGACGTCATCAAGAATCCGGTCGCGAAGGACAAGCTCCGGATGCAGGTCCTGTTCGGGATCGGGTACGACGACGACATCGACGCGGCGACGGACATCATCGTCGAGGAGGCCGTCTCACACGAGGGCATACTGGAGGATCCGGCGCCGTCGGTTCGCCTGACGGAACTCGGCGATTCGTCGGTCGGGCTGACGTCGCGCGTGTGGATCGCGGATCCGTCGCGGTCGGACTTCGTGGCGACGCGCGGCGAGTACGTGCAGGCGGTCAAGGAGGGGTTCGACGAGGCGGGCATCGACATCCCGTACCCGAACCGCGAGCTGTCGGGCGCGATCGATCTGTCGGAGGAAGTCGTGACGGCCGCGGACGACTGA
- a CDS encoding SHOCT domain-containing protein translates to MRRNTAIVVAVSVLALVVLFAVPVLAFLLGFGTMGMPMGGWTWGTVMHDGWFGGNAPIWFALLGVLSQLAFFAVLAGGVYLLYRAVTRDRTDPALEELRAAYARGDVDDDEYERRRNRLEEDR, encoded by the coding sequence ATGCGACGCAACACCGCCATCGTCGTTGCCGTCTCCGTGCTCGCCCTCGTCGTGCTGTTCGCAGTCCCAGTGCTCGCGTTCCTCCTCGGGTTCGGAACCATGGGGATGCCGATGGGCGGCTGGACGTGGGGGACGGTCATGCACGACGGCTGGTTCGGCGGGAACGCACCCATCTGGTTCGCGCTCCTGGGCGTCCTCTCCCAGCTCGCGTTCTTCGCCGTCCTCGCCGGCGGCGTCTACCTCCTCTACCGCGCCGTCACCCGTGATCGGACCGACCCCGCACTCGAAGAACTCAGAGCGGCGTACGCCCGCGGCGACGTCGACGACGACGAGTACGAACGCCGACGGAATCGACTCGAAGAAGACCGCTGA
- a CDS encoding heavy metal translocating P-type ATPase: protein MSERSVHVDVVGMSCANCSDTVTEAVEGVDGVREASVNFATDDAAVTYDPERTSLAAVFDAIESAGYEPVVETVTVAVTDMSCANCADTIDERLREVDGVVDADVNFATDEATVTYAPGVVDREHIHEAIEAAGYTPVRDDEESDAERGGREESAADVARREEIERQKRLTIFGAVLSVPLLGMLAAHLFAPDLLPDTIPGLGIQFEWIGFALATPVQYALGKEFYENSWTALAKNRTANMDVLIALGSTTAYGYSVARLLGFPGAGYYFDTAALILVFITLGNYLEARSKGQAGDALRELLQMEADTATLVRDDGNEEEVPVDEVEVGDRMKVKPGEQVPTDGVVVDGQSAVDESMVTGESVPVSKEPGDEVVGSTINENGVLVVEATKVGADTAIQQIVQTVKDAQSRQPEIQNVADRISAYFVPAVIANALLWAVVWGVAPQFMTDLVGGLLPWGLVGGGPLESAGGAAGVGVLEFAVVVFASSVLIACPCALGLATPAATMVGTSIGARNGVLFKGGDVLERVKDTDAVVFDKTGTLTEGEMELTDVVALDAAGVETDGGEPAADGGAVETTAEDRFDADELLRLAASAESASSHPLADAIVDGAHERGIDVVDPEEFENVAGKGIRATVDGRDVLVGNPTLLRERDVDPSPADADRERLESDGKTAMLVAVDGRVVGVLADADTVKESSKAAVAALRDRGLDVHMITGDNERTARAVAEAVGIDPENVRASVLPEDKADAVDAIQDDGTRAMMVGDGVNDAPALATAFVGVAIGSGTDVAIEAADVTLMRDDPMDVLKAIRVSEGSLSKIKQNLFWALGYNTAMIPLASLGFLQPVLAAAAMALSSVSVLANSLLFRRYSPDEDYELLGGLRP, encoded by the coding sequence ATGAGCGAGCGAAGCGTCCACGTCGACGTCGTGGGGATGTCCTGTGCGAACTGCTCGGACACCGTGACCGAGGCGGTCGAAGGAGTCGACGGCGTTCGGGAAGCGTCAGTGAACTTCGCGACCGACGACGCCGCCGTCACGTACGACCCCGAGCGAACGTCGCTCGCGGCGGTGTTCGACGCGATCGAGTCCGCGGGCTACGAGCCGGTCGTCGAGACAGTCACCGTCGCGGTGACGGACATGTCCTGTGCGAACTGCGCGGACACCATCGACGAGCGCCTGCGCGAGGTGGACGGCGTCGTCGACGCCGACGTGAACTTCGCGACCGACGAGGCCACCGTCACGTACGCGCCCGGCGTCGTCGACCGCGAGCATATCCACGAGGCCATCGAGGCGGCCGGGTACACGCCCGTCCGCGACGACGAGGAGAGCGACGCGGAGCGCGGCGGGCGCGAGGAGTCCGCCGCCGACGTCGCCCGCCGCGAGGAGATCGAGCGCCAGAAGCGCCTCACCATCTTCGGCGCCGTCCTCTCCGTTCCGTTGCTCGGGATGCTCGCCGCGCACCTGTTCGCTCCCGACCTCCTCCCCGACACCATCCCCGGCCTCGGCATCCAGTTCGAGTGGATCGGGTTCGCGCTCGCGACCCCCGTTCAGTACGCGCTCGGCAAGGAGTTCTACGAGAACTCCTGGACCGCCCTCGCGAAGAACCGGACCGCGAACATGGACGTCCTCATCGCGCTCGGCTCCACGACCGCGTACGGCTACTCCGTCGCGCGCCTGCTCGGGTTCCCCGGCGCCGGCTACTACTTCGACACCGCTGCGCTCATCCTCGTGTTCATCACGCTCGGGAACTACCTCGAGGCGCGCTCGAAGGGGCAGGCCGGCGACGCGCTCCGGGAACTCCTCCAGATGGAAGCCGACACCGCGACGCTCGTCCGCGACGACGGCAACGAGGAGGAGGTGCCCGTCGACGAGGTCGAAGTCGGCGACCGCATGAAGGTCAAGCCCGGCGAGCAGGTCCCGACCGACGGCGTCGTCGTCGACGGCCAGAGCGCGGTCGACGAGTCCATGGTCACCGGCGAATCCGTGCCCGTCTCGAAGGAACCCGGCGACGAGGTCGTCGGGTCGACGATCAACGAGAACGGCGTGCTCGTGGTCGAGGCGACGAAGGTCGGCGCCGACACCGCCATCCAGCAGATCGTGCAGACCGTCAAGGACGCGCAGTCCCGCCAGCCCGAGATCCAGAACGTCGCCGACCGCATCAGCGCGTACTTCGTCCCCGCCGTCATCGCGAACGCGCTCCTCTGGGCGGTCGTCTGGGGGGTCGCGCCGCAGTTCATGACGGACCTCGTCGGCGGCCTGCTCCCGTGGGGACTCGTCGGCGGCGGCCCGCTCGAGAGCGCCGGCGGGGCCGCGGGCGTCGGCGTCCTCGAGTTCGCGGTCGTCGTGTTCGCGTCCTCGGTCCTCATCGCGTGCCCGTGCGCGCTCGGCCTGGCGACCCCGGCCGCGACGATGGTCGGCACCAGCATCGGCGCCCGCAACGGCGTCCTCTTCAAAGGTGGGGACGTCCTCGAGCGCGTCAAGGACACGGACGCGGTCGTCTTCGACAAGACCGGCACGCTCACCGAAGGCGAGATGGAGCTCACCGACGTCGTCGCGCTCGACGCCGCAGGCGTCGAGACGGACGGCGGCGAACCCGCGGCCGACGGCGGCGCCGTAGAGACCACGGCCGAGGACCGCTTCGACGCCGACGAACTCCTCCGGCTCGCCGCGAGCGCGGAGTCCGCGAGCAGTCACCCGCTCGCGGACGCCATCGTCGACGGCGCGCACGAACGCGGCATCGACGTCGTCGACCCCGAGGAGTTCGAGAACGTCGCCGGGAAGGGCATCCGGGCGACCGTCGACGGCCGCGACGTCCTCGTCGGGAACCCGACGCTCCTGCGCGAACGCGACGTCGACCCCTCGCCCGCAGACGCCGACCGCGAACGCCTCGAGTCCGACGGGAAGACCGCGATGCTCGTCGCCGTCGACGGCCGCGTCGTCGGCGTGCTCGCCGACGCCGACACCGTCAAGGAGTCCTCGAAGGCCGCCGTCGCCGCGCTCCGCGACCGCGGTCTCGACGTCCACATGATCACGGGCGACAACGAACGCACCGCGCGCGCGGTCGCCGAGGCGGTCGGCATCGATCCCGAGAACGTCCGCGCCAGCGTCCTCCCGGAGGACAAGGCCGACGCCGTCGACGCCATCCAGGACGACGGCACGCGAGCGATGATGGTCGGCGACGGCGTCAACGACGCCCCCGCGCTCGCGACCGCGTTCGTCGGCGTCGCCATCGGCTCCGGAACCGACGTCGCGATCGAGGCCGCCGACGTCACCCTCATGCGCGACGACCCCATGGACGTCCTCAAGGCGATCCGCGTCAGCGAGGGTAGCCTCTCGAAGATCAAGCAGAACCTCTTCTGGGCGCTCGGGTACAACACCGCGATGATACCCCTCGCATCGCTCGGGTTCCTCCAGCCCGTGCTCGCCGCCGCCGCGATGGCGCTGTCCTCGGTGAGCGTCCTCGCGAACAGCCTCCTCTTCCGCCGGTACAGCCCGGACGAGGACTACGAACTCCTCGGCGGCCTCCGACCCTGA
- a CDS encoding HalOD1 output domain-containing protein: MASTTATLHSESRESVSMAVVHAVADEKDVSPVDVDPLYEVVDPDALNRFVGSLSSTPPEDPGCVSFPYAGCDVTVFADETVSVSTRD; the protein is encoded by the coding sequence ATGGCCTCGACAACAGCGACCCTCCACTCAGAGTCACGAGAGAGCGTGAGCATGGCCGTCGTTCACGCCGTCGCCGACGAGAAGGACGTCTCGCCCGTCGACGTCGACCCGCTGTACGAAGTGGTCGATCCCGATGCGCTGAACCGCTTCGTCGGTAGCCTGTCGTCGACGCCGCCCGAGGACCCCGGGTGCGTCTCGTTCCCCTACGCCGGGTGCGACGTGACGGTGTTCGCCGACGAGACCGTCTCCGTCTCCACACGGGACTGA
- a CDS encoding AsnC family transcriptional regulator: MRDLDDIDMEILELLADDARRPFSDIGDVVGRSGPAVSERVSKLEEAGVLRGFTVDVDRSQLRDGVPVLVELSVASQRREPVKDALRATDAVEHLFTTASGDVVVQASLPNADAYRWVEDVLDPSDASVVDVTLLAEVEWTQSVGATDFAVSCAECGNTVTSEGSSATLGEETYRFCCESCEGAFRDRYDRFSDE; this comes from the coding sequence GTGCGCGACCTCGACGATATCGACATGGAGATCCTGGAGTTGCTCGCGGACGACGCGAGACGCCCGTTCAGTGACATCGGCGATGTCGTCGGTCGGTCCGGGCCGGCGGTGTCCGAGCGCGTGTCCAAGCTCGAGGAGGCCGGCGTCCTGCGTGGGTTCACGGTGGACGTGGACCGCTCGCAGTTGCGCGATGGCGTACCCGTGCTCGTGGAGTTATCGGTCGCGTCCCAGCGACGGGAGCCGGTGAAGGACGCGCTCCGAGCGACGGACGCGGTCGAGCACCTGTTCACGACCGCGAGCGGCGACGTCGTCGTGCAGGCGTCGCTCCCGAACGCGGACGCGTACCGGTGGGTGGAGGACGTCCTCGACCCGAGCGACGCCTCGGTCGTCGACGTGACGTTGCTCGCCGAGGTGGAGTGGACCCAGTCCGTGGGCGCGACGGACTTCGCGGTGTCGTGCGCGGAGTGCGGGAACACCGTGACGAGCGAGGGATCGAGTGCGACCCTCGGCGAAGAGACGTATCGGTTCTGCTGCGAATCCTGCGAGGGCGCGTTCCGCGACCGCTACGATCGATTCAGCGACGAGTGA
- a CDS encoding DUF5798 family protein — protein MGLGSTAKKIQTLADRAEQLYVKLKEVHERVLSVEGTVEDTQERVGELEDTLEHQRVVIEAIAEEQGLDVDAVVAEAAIEDADDGTTASETGVETASDDGDEMDASDHAGDGAGEPADGAGEPADGADDAPAAASDGDASDA, from the coding sequence ATGGGACTCGGTTCGACCGCGAAGAAGATCCAGACGCTCGCCGACCGCGCCGAACAGCTCTACGTGAAACTGAAGGAAGTCCACGAGCGCGTGCTCAGCGTGGAGGGGACCGTCGAGGACACCCAGGAGCGCGTGGGCGAACTCGAGGACACACTCGAGCACCAGCGCGTCGTCATCGAGGCCATCGCAGAGGAACAGGGCCTGGACGTCGACGCCGTCGTCGCCGAGGCCGCCATCGAAGACGCCGACGATGGAACTACCGCGTCCGAAACCGGCGTCGAAACCGCCAGCGACGACGGCGATGAGATGGACGCGAGCGACCACGCAGGGGACGGCGCGGGCGAGCCAGCAGACGGCGCGGGCGAGCCAGCAGACGGCGCTGACGACGCGCCCGCGGCCGCGAGCGACGGCGACGCCAGCGACGCCTGA
- a CDS encoding PLP-dependent cysteine synthase family protein, translating into MTTHREPLASVNETVGETPLVRVQASPEDVDVYAKLESFNPGASIKDRIGKYMLEAMLDRGDLEPGGTVIEPTAGNTGIGFAVAATQLDVTAMFVVPERFSVEKQQLMRALGAEVINTPTEDGMGGAIDRAHQLADELDDAVVPQQFQNPLNVEAHYETTGPEVHDALDGDVGAVVAGCGTAGTLMGTAKYLREHDDDVVVVAVEPRGSMYAAFFGDDPEEAEYKIEGIGTHDPDTNELFDPDVVDELLSYDDRAVHAEMQRLAAEEGHLVASSSAANSLAAREIADRIATGEIDAPHDAVVTVFADSSERYLSKGVYRDYEEWEG; encoded by the coding sequence ATGACCACGCACCGCGAACCGCTCGCGTCCGTCAACGAGACGGTCGGCGAGACCCCGCTCGTCCGCGTGCAGGCGTCGCCCGAGGACGTCGACGTGTACGCGAAACTGGAGTCGTTCAATCCCGGCGCGAGCATCAAGGACCGCATCGGGAAGTACATGCTCGAGGCGATGCTCGACCGCGGCGACCTCGAGCCTGGCGGGACCGTCATCGAACCGACCGCCGGGAACACCGGCATCGGGTTCGCGGTCGCCGCCACGCAACTGGACGTCACCGCGATGTTCGTCGTCCCCGAGCGCTTCAGCGTCGAGAAGCAACAGCTCATGCGCGCCCTCGGCGCCGAAGTCATCAACACGCCGACCGAGGACGGCATGGGTGGCGCGATCGACCGCGCGCACCAGCTCGCGGACGAACTCGACGACGCGGTCGTCCCCCAGCAGTTCCAGAACCCACTGAACGTCGAAGCGCACTACGAGACCACCGGCCCGGAGGTCCACGACGCGCTCGACGGCGACGTCGGCGCCGTCGTCGCCGGCTGCGGGACCGCCGGCACCCTCATGGGGACGGCGAAGTACCTCCGCGAGCACGACGACGACGTCGTCGTCGTTGCCGTCGAACCACGCGGCTCGATGTACGCCGCGTTCTTCGGCGACGACCCCGAAGAGGCCGAGTACAAGATCGAAGGCATCGGGACGCACGATCCCGACACGAACGAGCTGTTCGACCCCGACGTCGTCGACGAACTCCTCTCGTACGACGACCGCGCAGTCCACGCGGAGATGCAGCGTCTCGCCGCCGAAGAAGGCCACCTCGTCGCGTCCTCGTCGGCCGCGAACTCCCTCGCCGCACGCGAGATCGCAGACCGCATCGCCACCGGCGAGATCGACGCCCCCCACGACGCCGTCGTCACCGTGTTCGCGGACTCCAGCGAACGCTACCTCTCGAAGGGCGTCTACCGCGACTACGAGGAGTGGGAAGGCTAA
- a CDS encoding CoA-binding protein yields MAAATDSELREVLDAETIAVVGCSSTPGKAAHDVPKYLLEHGYDVIPVNPYAEEVFGIEAVDSLADVDARVDVVDVFRPSDEVPGIVDEVLAREDVDAVWLQLGISHDEAGTRVEESGRAFVQDTCIKVEHSRLVA; encoded by the coding sequence ATGGCTGCCGCCACGGATTCGGAGTTGCGCGAGGTACTGGACGCGGAGACGATCGCGGTCGTTGGGTGTTCGTCGACGCCAGGGAAGGCCGCGCACGACGTGCCGAAGTACCTCCTGGAGCACGGGTACGACGTGATCCCCGTGAATCCATATGCGGAGGAGGTGTTTGGGATCGAGGCGGTGGATTCGCTCGCTGACGTCGACGCGCGCGTTGACGTGGTGGACGTGTTCCGGCCGAGCGACGAGGTGCCGGGGATCGTCGACGAGGTGCTGGCGCGCGAGGACGTCGACGCCGTGTGGCTCCAGCTCGGTATCAGTCACGACGAGGCCGGGACGCGCGTCGAGGAGTCCGGGCGGGCGTTCGTACAGGACACGTGTATCAAGGTCGAGCACTCGCGGCTCGTCGCCTGA